From Gimesia panareensis, the proteins below share one genomic window:
- a CDS encoding DUF2203 domain-containing protein, translating to MNAEAQRKLIFTPDEANLRLPLVRAIVKDIVALYESLHDRQERIAEIKHLPGSTTRDEDSVYSEELLQAEIDIENDKEQLKAYEDELSELGVELEDPAQGVVNFPALREGKEIYLCWKLGEEEVGYWHSFDEGFSERRSLLEESIDNDDRNDMLM from the coding sequence ATGAACGCCGAAGCACAACGCAAACTGATCTTCACTCCGGATGAGGCCAATCTCCGTTTACCACTCGTACGGGCGATCGTCAAAGACATCGTCGCACTGTATGAGAGCCTGCATGATCGCCAGGAACGGATCGCGGAAATCAAACATCTTCCCGGTTCCACCACGCGCGATGAAGATTCCGTCTACAGCGAAGAGCTGCTGCAGGCTGAGATCGACATTGAGAACGACAAAGAACAGCTCAAAGCCTACGAAGACGAACTCAGCGAGTTAGGTGTCGAACTGGAAGACCCCGCGCAGGGTGTAGTTAACTTCCCCGCCCTTCGTGAAGGGAAAGAGATCTACCTCTGCTGGAAACTGGGTGAAGAAGAGGTCGGTTACTGGCACTCCTTCGACGAAGGGTTCTCCGAACGTCGATCGCTCCTGGAAGAGTCAATTGACAACGACGACCGCAACGACATGCTGATGTAG